The following coding sequences are from one Chloroflexota bacterium window:
- a CDS encoding zinc-binding alcohol dehydrogenase, protein MGEKTRAIAFVEPYRVDMISVAVPDLGPTDVAVRTVYSGISVGTERWALTGRYDHWGDDVPSHYPHVPGYQRSGVVEAVGPEVRGLAVGDRVAVATGARVQDDDLRRKGWFGHVGYSVVPQDQVWKLGPMVDMEEASLFMMPCVGAHGVRLIDVRPDDLVVVIGQGMIGQMSAQMARLRGAVVITSDLIQRRVDLSALHSADVAVNAWDDDLAEVVRRFQPEGADVVIDTSGNAGLFDFCLKLIRREGRICLQGYYPDPFHIEFHPTHLKRAIVAFPCAWEDPATVLPLLNRHKLRIKPLITHRFPVARAQEAYELILDRPEEVLGVILDWT, encoded by the coding sequence ATGGGCGAGAAGACGAGGGCTATCGCCTTCGTGGAGCCGTATCGGGTGGATATGATCTCGGTCGCCGTGCCCGATCTCGGCCCGACTGACGTGGCGGTGCGGACCGTCTATTCCGGGATCAGCGTGGGGACGGAACGGTGGGCGTTGACCGGGCGGTACGACCACTGGGGGGACGATGTGCCCTCCCATTATCCCCACGTTCCGGGATACCAGCGATCAGGTGTTGTGGAGGCGGTGGGCCCTGAGGTGCGCGGCCTGGCCGTGGGGGATCGGGTTGCCGTGGCAACGGGCGCCAGAGTGCAGGATGATGACCTCCGACGCAAGGGGTGGTTCGGACATGTTGGCTACTCCGTGGTGCCTCAGGATCAGGTGTGGAAGTTGGGGCCAATGGTGGACATGGAGGAGGCCAGCCTTTTCATGATGCCATGCGTCGGCGCCCACGGCGTGCGGTTGATCGACGTCCGCCCCGATGATCTGGTGGTGGTCATCGGCCAGGGGATGATCGGACAGATGTCGGCGCAGATGGCTCGCCTGCGTGGGGCGGTGGTGATCACCAGCGACTTGATTCAGCGACGGGTGGATCTCTCCGCCCTGCACAGCGCCGATGTGGCAGTCAATGCCTGGGACGATGATCTTGCGGAGGTGGTTCGCCGGTTCCAGCCGGAGGGGGCGGACGTGGTCATCGATACCTCCGGGAATGCCGGGCTCTTCGACTTCTGTCTGAAGCTGATCCGGCGGGAGGGGCGCATCTGCTTGCAGGGATATTACCCCGATCCGTTTCACATCGAGTTCCATCCCACCCATCTGAAGCGGGCGATCGTGGCTTTCCCGTGCGCCTGGGAGGATCCGGCGACAGTGCTCCCGCTGTTAAATCGACATAAGCTGCGGATCAAGCCGCTGATCACCCACCGCTTCCCGGTCGCTCGTGCGCAGGAGGCCTATGAGTTGATCCTGGATCGGCCGGAAGAGGTGTTGGGTGTGATCCTGGATTGGACGTGA
- a CDS encoding ADP-ribosylglycohydrolase family protein, which produces MALVSRIPPDYDDRVYAGWLGKCIGVRFGAPLESWTYREIMDNLGEVQGYLQDESKIFKPDDDTSLPLILIRALEDTPVPQRLSPEEIGDAWLNYLGDQRGTIWWGGYGRSTEHTAYVNLACGIPAPLSGSIALNGPALAEQIGGQIFSDIWGLVIPNHPPLAAEYAAKASSVSHDGNGIYGGMFIAALVSQAFSESDPEELIRTGLGVIPRDSEYARVVRAMLDFHHKHDQDWRAAYHFIAENFGYDRYPGIVPIIPNAGVVVMALLYGAGDFSRAIQIANMAGWDTDCNVGNVGAIMGVAVGLEGIDDYWRAPMNDLLITASLIGTRNLLDIPACADLICKLGRELAGEPVRPPRPRYHFEYSGSTHGFRRRSHRGTGIALRQVPLGTGGALRATVRKLNRKGEIRLFVETYYRPDRLSGNYYGASFSPKIYPGQEMRARVYLPEDANDQLRAALYVWDGNRARAYQAPGEPLTPGRWHELAYQVPELHGACLCEAGLVLRNLGQPWSGSILLDYLDWAGTPRFSYDFAQEREEYGAISQWTFLRGYWRLEEGGYHGSGPSVNETYSGDIEWQDYTLTVRLVPLIGDYHNINVRVQGALRSYAFGLTPDGVTLYKNLRGYRPLGSAAFGWKHGESYELHFTVEENRLTAWVTDGPQLTWSDDDDPYLKGQIGLSNFAGCHTRYEAVYVH; this is translated from the coding sequence ATGGCGTTGGTCTCTCGCATTCCGCCCGATTACGATGATCGCGTCTATGCTGGCTGGCTGGGGAAGTGCATCGGTGTGCGGTTCGGCGCGCCGCTGGAGAGTTGGACCTACCGTGAGATCATGGACAACCTGGGCGAGGTGCAGGGGTACCTTCAGGATGAGAGCAAGATCTTCAAGCCCGACGATGACACCAGCCTACCTCTGATCCTCATCCGGGCGCTGGAGGATACGCCTGTGCCCCAACGTCTGTCGCCAGAGGAGATCGGTGATGCTTGGCTGAACTACCTGGGCGATCAGCGTGGCACGATCTGGTGGGGAGGCTACGGCCGCTCGACGGAGCACACCGCCTATGTCAACCTGGCTTGTGGGATCCCCGCTCCTCTCTCCGGTTCTATCGCCCTGAACGGCCCCGCACTGGCCGAGCAGATAGGCGGGCAGATCTTCAGCGACATATGGGGATTGGTGATTCCCAATCATCCCCCATTGGCGGCTGAATACGCGGCCAAGGCCAGCAGCGTCTCCCACGATGGCAATGGGATCTACGGCGGCATGTTCATCGCAGCGCTGGTCAGCCAGGCTTTCAGCGAATCTGACCCCGAAGAGCTCATCCGTACGGGACTGGGTGTGATTCCTCGCGATAGCGAGTACGCTCGAGTGGTACGAGCGATGTTGGACTTTCACCATAAACACGACCAGGACTGGCGCGCGGCCTACCACTTCATCGCTGAAAACTTCGGGTATGATCGCTATCCGGGCATCGTGCCCATCATCCCGAATGCGGGCGTTGTGGTGATGGCGTTGCTGTACGGTGCGGGTGATTTCTCACGGGCTATTCAAATTGCTAATATGGCCGGTTGGGACACGGACTGCAACGTGGGCAACGTGGGAGCTATTATGGGCGTTGCTGTTGGGCTTGAAGGGATTGATGATTACTGGCGTGCCCCCATGAATGACTTGTTGATCACGGCCAGTCTCATCGGCACCCGCAACCTGCTTGATATCCCGGCTTGCGCTGACCTGATATGCAAATTGGGGCGCGAGCTCGCCGGAGAGCCGGTGCGCCCTCCACGTCCTCGTTATCACTTCGAGTATTCTGGCTCAACCCATGGGTTTCGACGACGTTCCCATCGGGGAACGGGCATCGCGCTACGCCAGGTCCCTCTTGGAACGGGTGGCGCCTTGCGAGCAACCGTCCGCAAGCTGAATAGAAAGGGCGAGATCAGGCTGTTCGTCGAGACCTATTATCGTCCCGATCGGCTGAGCGGCAATTACTATGGGGCTAGCTTCTCCCCCAAAATTTATCCCGGCCAGGAGATGCGAGCTCGCGTTTACCTGCCGGAGGATGCGAACGATCAACTGCGGGCTGCGCTGTACGTCTGGGACGGCAACCGGGCGAGAGCTTATCAAGCCCCAGGCGAGCCATTGACTCCCGGCCGATGGCATGAGCTGGCTTATCAGGTTCCCGAGCTGCATGGTGCCTGTCTCTGCGAGGCTGGCTTGGTCCTGCGCAATCTGGGGCAGCCGTGGAGCGGCTCCATCCTGCTCGACTATCTCGACTGGGCGGGGACACCGCGCTTCAGCTATGACTTCGCACAAGAGCGAGAGGAATACGGCGCGATCAGTCAGTGGACGTTTTTGCGCGGATACTGGCGGTTAGAAGAGGGCGGTTATCACGGCAGCGGGCCGTCCGTCAACGAGACATATAGTGGTGACATCGAGTGGCAGGACTATACGCTGACCGTCCGGCTGGTTCCGCTGATAGGCGACTATCACAACATCAACGTGCGTGTTCAAGGTGCCCTGCGCTCTTACGCGTTTGGGCTCACTCCGGATGGGGTCACACTGTATAAAAACCTCCGGGGCTATCGCCCGCTCGGAAGCGCTGCTTTCGGCTGGAAGCACGGGGAGAGCTATGAACTGCATTTCACCGTCGAGGAGAACCGGTTAACCGCCTGGGTCACCGATGGCCCGCAACTGACGTGGTCCGATGACGATGATCCTTATCTGAAGGGGCAAATCGGGCTATCCAACTTCGCTGGCTGTCACACTCGCTACGAGGCCGTCTATGTCCATTGA
- a CDS encoding CoA-binding protein, which yields MSIDRPGLDPFFAPRRIALVGASERGMYPAGILRNLLDYGYSGELYPVNPNRETVFGLRCYADVTQLPHRPDLVILTVPRETVLPVLRQCIAIKAPAALVITAGFAESDERGKSLQAELVGLLRGQPMRVIGPNSAGLADIPGRLIATRLPAEPRPGPASFASQSGALMMALYGLFADRCIGMNRLISVGNQVDVTLAEALDYLVDDPNTEVIGAFVEGARDAPTFVKAWRRALIAGKPIVLIKSGRTASGRRAAATHTAALTGSSRVFEAACEQFGVILVDDIRAMMDITQVMAAFGRRLSGRGHVALVTQSGGLGSLTADLVEASALHAPPLSGRLIARLRDLSHIPQYGQLGNPTDVRGPSVIGSATTETLRPFLEDPDTDVVVLLLAKSAVREQDAATAQAIVDAARNAGKPLCVVWVGQRYPAEPPDWPLGHRILSEAGIPLFDQPSDCVRALASAVSYWRYREAWLADPEVCDV from the coding sequence ATGTCCATTGATCGTCCGGGTCTCGATCCCTTCTTCGCTCCTCGTCGCATTGCCCTCGTGGGCGCCTCGGAACGGGGGATGTACCCGGCGGGGATCCTCCGGAACTTGTTGGATTATGGCTATTCGGGGGAATTGTATCCGGTCAACCCAAACCGTGAGACTGTGTTCGGATTGCGGTGCTATGCCGATGTTACCCAGCTTCCCCATCGGCCTGATTTGGTTATCCTCACCGTCCCCCGAGAGACCGTTCTGCCCGTCCTGAGGCAATGTATCGCGATAAAGGCGCCGGCTGCGCTCGTGATCACTGCCGGGTTCGCTGAGTCTGATGAGCGCGGCAAATCCCTACAAGCCGAACTAGTTGGTTTGCTGCGTGGCCAGCCGATGCGGGTAATCGGCCCGAACAGCGCCGGCCTGGCCGACATCCCAGGTCGCCTCATCGCCACCCGGCTGCCGGCAGAGCCCCGGCCGGGTCCCGCCTCTTTCGCCTCTCAGAGCGGTGCCCTGATGATGGCCCTCTACGGGCTGTTCGCGGACCGCTGCATCGGTATGAACCGATTGATCTCCGTCGGCAATCAGGTCGATGTCACCCTGGCCGAGGCTCTCGACTACTTGGTGGATGATCCCAACACCGAAGTCATTGGCGCTTTTGTGGAGGGTGCTCGGGATGCTCCCACTTTCGTAAAGGCCTGGCGGCGGGCTCTCATCGCTGGCAAGCCGATCGTGCTGATCAAGAGCGGTCGCACCGCTAGCGGACGGCGGGCGGCCGCCACGCACACGGCCGCTTTGACCGGCTCGTCACGTGTATTTGAGGCCGCGTGTGAACAATTCGGCGTGATCCTCGTCGACGATATACGGGCTATGATGGACATCACGCAGGTGATGGCCGCTTTTGGGCGGAGATTATCGGGCAGGGGACATGTCGCTCTTGTTACTCAATCAGGAGGTCTGGGCTCGTTGACGGCAGATTTAGTGGAGGCTTCCGCGTTGCACGCTCCGCCTCTGAGCGGGCGGCTGATCGCTCGGCTGCGGGATCTCTCCCATATCCCACAGTATGGACAGCTTGGCAATCCCACCGATGTACGAGGCCCAAGCGTCATAGGCTCCGCTACCACTGAGACGTTGAGGCCCTTCCTGGAAGACCCGGACACCGATGTGGTCGTCTTGCTCCTGGCGAAATCCGCGGTGCGGGAACAGGATGCGGCTACTGCTCAGGCGATCGTGGACGCCGCTCGGAACGCGGGCAAACCGCTGTGTGTCGTTTGGGTGGGACAGCGTTATCCCGCCGAGCCCCCTGACTGGCCGCTGGGGCACCGCATTCTGAGCGAAGCGGGCATCCCTCTCTTTGATCAACCCAGCGATTGTGTCCGTGCCTTGGCGAGCGCTGTCAGCTACTGGCGCTATCGAGAGGCTTGGCTGGCAGATCCCGAGGTGTGTGATGTCTGA
- a CDS encoding thiamine pyrophosphate-binding protein has product MGSTIADVIATTLAENGVEIVFGLPGGESIDLVAALERAGIRFVLARHEARAAWMADAYARVGRRVGVCLSTLGPGAANLAAGLSHCYLDRSPVLALTAQLEPTLMPRHSHQRLDLRRLMAPVTKGSWPIAVEDDVAQRVREAMALARSGRFGPVHLELPASVAQSPARPDSSETREAAPHLPSVPAEAIQGAAEALRTARRPAILVGLGIEPSAPYAPLRRLAEALHAPVVVTPKAKGAIPEDHPLYAGVLGLERRETSADLLHRADRILAVGFDPVELVMPWDFEAPAIFAAEFPNEDPPLPTEIELIGNLGATLEALAAESYSRSGWTPDEIAAARPPWPEHDMTPLQPSRLLRTAREALPDDAIVTCDVGSHKLLIGKLWPARMPNRFLVSNGLSIMGYALPAAIGAKIAEPETPVVCFTGDGGMGMVASELETAARLRLPVIVVVLADQAMSLIRLKQEAAGYEPVGTLFAPVDWCAVARGFGARATVARTSEEVRVAIDAGLAADGPMLIEARIDASEYRSY; this is encoded by the coding sequence ATGGGTAGCACGATCGCAGATGTCATCGCTACGACATTGGCGGAAAACGGCGTGGAGATCGTCTTCGGGCTGCCCGGCGGAGAGAGCATCGACCTGGTGGCTGCGCTGGAGCGGGCGGGCATCCGGTTCGTGCTGGCCCGCCATGAGGCTCGTGCGGCCTGGATGGCCGACGCCTATGCTCGCGTCGGCCGACGGGTCGGCGTCTGCCTCTCGACGCTGGGTCCCGGCGCGGCCAACCTGGCGGCCGGGCTGTCTCACTGCTACCTGGACCGATCTCCGGTATTGGCCCTGACGGCCCAGCTCGAGCCAACCCTGATGCCACGCCACTCGCATCAGCGACTGGACCTGAGGCGGCTAATGGCGCCCGTGACCAAGGGAAGCTGGCCTATCGCTGTGGAAGATGACGTGGCGCAGCGAGTACGCGAGGCGATGGCACTGGCAAGATCCGGCCGTTTTGGGCCGGTACATCTCGAGCTCCCGGCCTCGGTGGCGCAATCCCCGGCCAGGCCCGATTCCTCAGAGACGAGGGAGGCTGCGCCGCACCTGCCGTCGGTGCCTGCGGAAGCGATCCAGGGAGCGGCCGAGGCGCTGCGCACAGCGCGACGCCCCGCCATCCTGGTCGGCCTGGGGATCGAGCCTTCAGCGCCGTATGCGCCGCTGCGCCGCCTGGCAGAAGCGTTGCACGCGCCAGTCGTCGTCACGCCCAAGGCGAAGGGCGCCATCCCGGAGGACCATCCCCTGTACGCCGGGGTATTGGGTCTGGAGCGCCGGGAGACCTCAGCCGATCTACTGCATCGTGCCGATCGCATCCTGGCCGTGGGGTTCGATCCGGTGGAGTTGGTGATGCCGTGGGACTTCGAGGCGCCAGCGATCTTCGCGGCCGAATTTCCCAACGAGGACCCGCCACTGCCGACGGAGATCGAGCTGATCGGCAACCTCGGAGCGACGCTGGAGGCGCTGGCGGCGGAATCCTACAGCCGCTCAGGCTGGACGCCGGACGAGATCGCCGCGGCGAGGCCGCCCTGGCCGGAGCACGACATGACGCCCCTGCAGCCATCCCGACTATTGCGCACGGCCCGGGAGGCCCTGCCCGATGATGCCATCGTCACCTGCGACGTGGGCTCCCACAAACTGCTCATCGGGAAGCTTTGGCCCGCACGTATGCCGAACCGCTTCCTGGTATCCAACGGGCTCTCGATCATGGGATACGCGCTCCCCGCCGCGATCGGGGCGAAGATCGCGGAGCCTGAGACGCCAGTCGTCTGCTTCACCGGAGACGGCGGGATGGGCATGGTAGCCTCGGAGTTGGAGACGGCGGCACGGTTGAGGCTCCCCGTCATCGTCGTCGTGCTGGCCGATCAAGCCATGAGCCTGATCCGGCTGAAGCAGGAGGCGGCCGGCTACGAGCCCGTCGGGACGCTGTTCGCGCCGGTCGACTGGTGTGCGGTGGCGCGGGGCTTCGGCGCACGGGCCACCGTTGCCCGCACGAGCGAGGAGGTGCGTGTCGCCATCGATGCGGGATTGGCGGCCGACGGGCCCATGTTGATTGAGGCCCGGATCGACGCGTCGGAGTATCGATCGTATTGA
- a CDS encoding citryl-CoA lyase yields MVEPITTAISQIYPDRVLVRGYNLVDMAGGYTFGDVVYLLMTGELPRGPEGRMIEAMLVICAEHSINAPSTQVARTVASCGVPMQCAIAAGINAIGEYHGGAGEACAKMLQVALRHPESDPESLAARIVAEFRQAGQRIPGFGHRFHNPDPRAERLLALADTWNISGPHVTLARAIEAELEKAAQRPLPLNVDGAQAAILSDMGIDWRYAKAVFIIGRTAGLAAHVHEEWTSGSPLKFAGKREIKYVGPPERRVPAIGQS; encoded by the coding sequence ATGGTAGAGCCTATCACGACGGCCATATCCCAGATCTATCCGGACCGGGTGTTGGTCCGCGGATACAACCTGGTGGACATGGCGGGGGGATATACCTTTGGCGACGTGGTCTATCTGCTGATGACCGGCGAGTTGCCGAGGGGCCCGGAAGGGCGGATGATTGAGGCGATGCTGGTCATTTGTGCCGAGCACAGCATCAACGCCCCTTCCACTCAGGTCGCTCGAACTGTCGCGAGCTGCGGGGTGCCGATGCAATGCGCTATTGCTGCCGGCATCAACGCCATCGGCGAGTATCATGGCGGGGCGGGCGAAGCCTGTGCGAAGATGCTTCAAGTCGCCTTGCGTCATCCTGAAAGCGATCCTGAGTCACTGGCCGCCCGCATCGTGGCTGAGTTTCGCCAGGCCGGCCAGCGCATTCCTGGCTTCGGTCATCGCTTTCATAATCCGGACCCTCGCGCTGAACGTTTGTTGGCGCTGGCAGATACGTGGAATATCAGCGGGCCACACGTGACGTTGGCCCGTGCGATAGAGGCGGAACTGGAGAAGGCCGCCCAGCGCCCACTTCCCCTGAACGTGGACGGTGCTCAGGCGGCCATCCTCTCTGACATGGGGATCGATTGGCGGTATGCCAAGGCCGTCTTTATTATAGGGCGCACGGCTGGCTTGGCCGCGCATGTGCATGAGGAATGGACGTCCGGCTCACCTTTGAAATTTGCAGGCAAGCGGGAGATCAAGTACGTGGGGCCGCCCGAACGACGGGTGCCGGCTATTGGGCAGTCCTAG
- a CDS encoding zinc-binding dehydrogenase has product MRAVVVPEPGQITIADVPEPTYGEYEALTEILTCSICSGTDTHVIDGSFPAHQVYPCILGHESIGRVIACGPRVRNLKPGDLVLRPAAVRPGEMLGEYGSMFGGFAEYGVVADAEAIIADTPRGQVPKLPHFATAQQKMPPDFDPDLAGMFITFKETLSFLYRLGVQPGRSLLILGSGVVGLSFTMAAKIIGAHPVIVTGRRPEPLEKARDLGADAVINTTVEDVAEAVRAYTDGRGVDFAVEAVGNWEVLQSGMRSLADGGHIGIYGIAPERRATLDWSGTPSTWALRFIHPREENVHQQVLDQVRLGLVDLRRLISHTISLDEIAYGFDLVRRKQAAKVVVRIRS; this is encoded by the coding sequence ATGCGGGCTGTTGTCGTCCCAGAACCCGGACAGATCACGATCGCCGACGTACCCGAGCCGACCTACGGCGAGTATGAGGCGCTGACCGAGATCCTCACCTGTTCCATTTGCTCTGGCACGGACACGCACGTCATCGATGGATCCTTCCCAGCCCATCAGGTGTATCCCTGTATCCTGGGGCATGAGAGCATCGGCCGGGTGATCGCGTGTGGGCCACGGGTCCGCAACTTGAAGCCAGGCGATCTGGTGTTGCGTCCCGCCGCCGTGCGGCCCGGCGAGATGTTGGGCGAGTACGGTTCCATGTTTGGCGGCTTCGCCGAGTATGGCGTCGTCGCCGATGCGGAGGCCATCATTGCGGATACCCCTCGTGGGCAGGTTCCGAAACTGCCCCATTTCGCCACTGCCCAACAGAAGATGCCTCCTGATTTCGATCCCGACCTGGCGGGGATGTTCATCACCTTTAAGGAGACGCTCAGCTTCCTCTACCGACTCGGCGTGCAACCCGGGCGCAGCCTGCTGATCCTGGGGAGCGGGGTGGTGGGGCTGAGCTTCACTATGGCGGCGAAGATCATCGGTGCCCATCCAGTGATCGTCACCGGGCGCCGTCCGGAGCCGCTGGAGAAGGCAAGGGACCTCGGCGCGGATGCCGTGATCAACACGACGGTCGAAGATGTGGCGGAGGCCGTGCGGGCTTATACGGACGGGCGAGGCGTGGATTTCGCCGTGGAGGCTGTGGGGAACTGGGAGGTCTTGCAGTCGGGTATGCGCTCTCTCGCCGATGGGGGGCACATTGGCATTTATGGGATTGCTCCGGAGCGAAGGGCTACCCTGGATTGGTCTGGCACGCCGAGCACCTGGGCGCTGCGGTTTATCCATCCCAGAGAGGAAAACGTGCATCAGCAGGTCCTGGATCAGGTCCGCCTGGGGTTGGTGGACTTGCGTCGGCTGATCTCCCACACGATCTCTTTGGATGAGATCGCCTATGGATTCGACCTGGTGCGCCGGAAGCAGGCTGCCAAAGTCGTGGTGCGCATCCGGTCGTGA
- the dgoD gene encoding galactonate dehydratase: MKITGVDIYNVQVHDMNPVIVRVHTDEGIDGVGEVALAYGVGAQAGLNMVRDLAERFLIGADPSRIEHLWDRMYRDTFWAQGGGPVVFGAMSAIEEALWDIKGKTLGVPVYELLGGRCWDRLRLYANGWYRGCVRPEEYAEAALKVVADGYTALKFDPFAIRPDGTWRYPRRALDRELADLAFARVKAVREAVGPEVDILIEVHGNLGTTSAIQMGRRFEPLKPFFYEEPVDALNVDAMKKVADNVDIPIAAGERLYTRYGFRQYIEKQVLDILQPDLGLAGGIMETKKIAAHAETYHLHVQPHNCAGPIATAAAVQLDACITNFIIQEVFPYRPKEHYALVVQALEQQVVDGYLEIPTAPGLGVELNEEVISRYPRIHVGEA, encoded by the coding sequence ATGAAAATCACCGGCGTGGATATCTACAACGTGCAGGTACACGATATGAACCCGGTGATCGTTCGCGTCCATACGGACGAGGGGATCGACGGCGTGGGCGAGGTAGCGCTGGCCTATGGCGTGGGCGCTCAGGCCGGACTGAACATGGTACGGGATCTCGCCGAGCGATTCCTCATCGGCGCCGATCCCTCCCGGATCGAGCACCTGTGGGATCGGATGTACCGGGACACCTTCTGGGCACAGGGCGGCGGCCCCGTCGTCTTCGGCGCCATGAGCGCGATCGAGGAGGCGCTATGGGATATCAAGGGAAAGACGCTGGGGGTGCCCGTATACGAGCTTCTCGGGGGCCGCTGCTGGGATCGGCTGCGGCTATACGCCAACGGATGGTATCGGGGCTGTGTGCGTCCTGAGGAGTACGCGGAGGCGGCGCTGAAGGTCGTCGCCGACGGATATACCGCTCTCAAGTTCGACCCGTTTGCCATTCGGCCGGATGGCACGTGGCGATACCCGCGGCGCGCGCTGGATCGGGAGCTGGCGGACCTAGCCTTCGCCCGGGTGAAGGCGGTACGGGAGGCCGTCGGGCCGGAGGTGGACATCCTGATCGAGGTGCACGGAAACCTGGGCACCACCTCGGCCATCCAGATGGGGAGACGCTTTGAGCCTCTCAAGCCGTTCTTCTACGAGGAGCCGGTGGACGCCTTGAACGTGGATGCCATGAAGAAGGTGGCCGACAACGTGGATATCCCCATCGCCGCCGGGGAGCGACTCTACACCCGCTATGGTTTCCGACAATACATCGAAAAGCAGGTGTTGGACATCCTGCAGCCGGATCTGGGGCTGGCCGGCGGCATCATGGAGACGAAGAAGATCGCCGCACATGCGGAGACCTATCACCTGCACGTCCAGCCGCACAACTGCGCCGGCCCGATCGCTACGGCCGCGGCGGTTCAGCTGGACGCCTGCATCACCAACTTCATCATCCAGGAGGTGTTCCCCTACCGCCCAAAGGAGCACTACGCGCTCGTGGTACAGGCGCTGGAACAACAAGTAGTAGATGGATATCTGGAGATCCCCACCGCACCGGGATTGGGCGTGGAGCTCAACGAGGAAGTCATCTCACGCTATCCACGCATACACGTCGGAGAGGCTTAA
- a CDS encoding DUF362 domain-containing protein gives MPISKRKGPERRREISRRKFLALSAVGAFTTACGEAPAPLASIRSPVTPTPLSAAVPMKEEVPKMSRVALIRISDRVEGMRRALALLDVDGPAGKKVLLKPNFNSADPTPGSTHNDMLRALVTWLREEGAGPITVADRSGMGDTRQVMEQKGIFELGRELDLEVQPLDELDADGWELIRLPESHWRDGFPIAKLALETPYILQTCCLKTHQYGGHFTLSLKNSVGLVAKYLPGESYNYMNELHTSPDQRLMIAEINAAYAPDLIVLDGVEAFVKGGPARGERVQANVVLAGTDRVAIDAVGVAILRHFGTTPEVSRGRVFEQEQIARAVELGLGAQSPDQIEILTDDEEGAAFARQIRTILAA, from the coding sequence ATGCCCATCAGCAAGAGGAAGGGCCCCGAAAGACGGCGGGAGATCTCTCGTCGGAAGTTCCTCGCCCTCTCAGCGGTGGGAGCCTTTACGACCGCCTGTGGCGAGGCCCCCGCCCCTCTCGCCTCCATCCGCAGCCCCGTCACGCCGACGCCGCTGTCAGCCGCCGTCCCGATGAAAGAGGAGGTACCGAAGATGAGTCGAGTGGCCTTGATCCGTATATCCGATCGCGTGGAAGGAATGCGCCGGGCCCTGGCGCTGTTGGACGTGGATGGGCCCGCCGGTAAGAAGGTGCTCCTGAAACCCAACTTCAACAGCGCAGATCCAACCCCGGGCTCCACCCATAACGATATGTTGCGCGCCCTGGTGACCTGGCTGAGGGAGGAGGGTGCCGGCCCCATCACCGTGGCCGACCGCAGCGGCATGGGAGATACCCGCCAGGTCATGGAACAAAAGGGGATCTTCGAGCTGGGTCGAGAGCTGGATCTTGAGGTACAGCCCCTGGATGAGCTCGATGCCGACGGCTGGGAGCTGATTCGGCTGCCGGAGAGCCACTGGCGAGACGGGTTCCCCATAGCGAAGCTGGCCCTGGAGACGCCGTATATCCTCCAGACCTGCTGCCTGAAGACCCATCAGTACGGCGGGCATTTCACGCTCTCGTTAAAGAACTCGGTGGGGCTGGTAGCCAAATACCTCCCCGGAGAAAGCTACAACTACATGAACGAGCTGCACACATCGCCCGACCAGCGTCTCATGATCGCCGAGATCAACGCGGCCTACGCGCCGGACCTCATCGTCCTCGATGGGGTGGAGGCCTTCGTGAAGGGTGGGCCGGCCCGGGGCGAGCGGGTGCAGGCCAACGTCGTCTTGGCGGGCACGGACCGGGTGGCCATCGATGCCGTCGGTGTGGCCATCTTGCGCCATTTCGGGACGACACCAGAGGTGAGCCGGGGGCGGGTGTTCGAGCAGGAGCAGATCGCCCGGGCCGTGGAGTTGGGCCTCGGGGCGCAGAGCCCTGATCAGATCGAGATCCTCACGGATGATGAGGAGGGGGCGGCCTTCGCCAGGCAGATCCGGACGATCCTGGCCGCGTAG